Proteins from a single region of Gambusia affinis linkage group LG12, SWU_Gaff_1.0, whole genome shotgun sequence:
- the LOC122841278 gene encoding acyl-coenzyme A thioesterase 3-like, whose translation MSAQIRLRLLPSARCLFDEPIQVKVAGLRSKQMVTLRARSTDERGVVFNSSASYRADGRGEIDLNRDASLCGSYVGVEPMGLLRSLKADTLHKYFYKNKALEPFMVNFSVHEDEGGMLAEATNERCLMGDGVRRVPIKEGNIQGVLFTPPGEGPFPAVLDLCTFMSEKRASLLANKGFVVLALPVFTDRPKLERMNLDDFEEAVKFLQNQPKVSSKGVGVISRSKGGDIALSLAAFVPGVEAVVWINGCSANVGIPLYYKDRQILSPLMFDFTKVIPSESGANIIKQAVENPLAEENKGSVVPIERAGSRFLFVASEDDLNWDSKGYLDDMVARLERHQKKNFESVIYPAAGHLLEPPYGPHCPSALHGMLRFPVMWGGEPQAHAAAELHLWKKIQDFLRTHLSCNPAQTKSKL comes from the exons ATGTCGGCCCAGATCAGACTGAGGCTGCTGCCCAGCGCCAGGTGTTTATTCGATGAGCCCATCCAGGTGAAGGTGGCCGGACTGAGGTCCAAGCAGATGGTCACCTTGAGAGCCAGATCCACCGATGAGAGAGGAGTGGTGTTCAATTCCTCAGCCAGCTACCGGGCCGATGGCAGAGGGGAGATCGACCTGAACAGAGACGCCTCACTCTGTGGGAGCTACGTCGGGGTGGAACCCATGGGTCTGCTGAGGTCACTGAAGGCAGATACCTTACACAAATATTTCTATAAGAACAAAGCATTGGAACCTTTCATGGTGAACTTCTCTGTGCATGAGGATGAGGGCGGGATGCTGGCTGAGGCGACCAATGAGAGGTGTCTTATGGGAGATGGAGTCAGGCGAGTTCCTATCAAAGAGGGCAACATTCAAGGAGTCCTGTTTACCCCGCCAG GAGAGGGTCCGTTTCCTGCTGTGTTGGATCTGTGCACCTTCATGTCGGAGAAAAGGGCCTCTCTGCTGGCCAATAAAGGCTTTGTAGTTCTTGCTTTACCCGTATTCACTGACAGACCCAAATTAGAAAGGATGAATCTGGATGACTTTGAAGAAGCAGTGAAGTTTCTACAAAACCAGCCAAAG gTGAGCAGTAAAGGAGTTGGGGTAATATCGCGATCTAAAGGGGGCGACATCGCGCTTTCCCTCGCTGCTTTTGTGCCTGGAGTTGAAGCTGTGGTGTGGATCAACGGCTGCAGTGCCAACGTTGGCATCCCCCTCTACTATAAGGACCGTCAGATCCTTTCTCCACTGATGTTCGACTTCACTAAGGTGATTCCCAGTGAGTCTGGAGCTAACATTATCAAGCAGGCTGTTGAAAACCCTCTGGCTGAAGAGAATAAGGGCAGTGTTGTTCCCATTGAACGAGCCGGGTCACGTTTCTTGTTTGTGGCCTCTGAGGACGACCTCAACTGGGACAGCAAGGGTTACCTGGACGACATGGTGGCGAGGCTGGAGCGCCACCAGAAGAAGAACTTCGAGAGCGTGATCTACCCTGCAGCTGGACACTTACTGGAGCCGCCGTATGGACCACACTGCCCATCTGCGTTACACGGGATGCTCAGGTTTCCAGTGATGTGGGGTGGAGAACCTCAAGCTCATGCTGCAGCTGAACTCCACCTGTGGAAGAAGATCCAGGACTTCTTAAGAACTCACCTGAGCTGCAATCCTGCACAGACTAAATCCAAGTTATAG
- the LOC122841279 gene encoding acyl-coenzyme A thioesterase 1-like — MSSQVRLRLLPSARCLFDEPVQVKVAGLRSKQVVTMRARSTDEKGVVFSSSATYRADSSGEIDLSRDASLSGNYVGVEPMGLLWSMRSDVLHKRFQKTNSLNPHVVNFSVHEEEGRMVAEATNERFLMGDGVSRVPVKQGNIRGVLFTPPGEGPFPAVLDLYTFGGGLSEKRAALLASRGFLVLTVALYGHDDMPKNIKEVHLDYFEESIKFLKNQDKAGSNGVGVISLSKSGDLALSIASYLPGVQAVVWINGCSANVAFPLYYKNRQILSALKFDINKVTSTESGAIFTKYGMHDPLKEENKASLVPIERASGRFLFAASEDDFNWDSKAYMDEMVDRLKRHGKENFESVSYPGAGHYLEPPFGPYCPSSFHGVVGMPVLWGGEPRAHAAAEVHLWKKIQEFFRTHLNCDETQTKSKL, encoded by the exons ATGTCCAGTCAAGTCAGGCTGAGGCTGCTGCCCAGTGCCAGGTGTCTGTTCGATGAGCCCGTCCAGGTGAAAGTGGCCGGTCTGAGGTCCAAGCAGGTGGTCACCATGAGAGCCAGATCCACAGACGAGAAGGGAGTGGTCTTCAGCTCCTCGGCCACCTACAGGGCAGACAGCAGCGGGGAGATCGACCTGAGCAGAGACGCCTCCCTCAGTGGGAACTACGTTGGGGTCGAACCCATGGGTCTGCTGTGGTCTATGAGGTCAGACGTCTTGCACAAGAGGTTTCAGAAGACAAACTCCCTGAATCCCCATGTGGTGAACTTCTCTGTGCATGAAGAGGAGGGCAGGATGGTGGCTGAGGCGACCAATGAGAGGTTTCTGATGGGAGACGGGGTCAGCCGAGTTCCCGTCAAACAGGGAAATATTCGTGGGGTGCTTTTTACTCCCCCAG gagaaGGGCCGTTCCCTGCTGTGTTGGATCTGTACACGTTTGGTGGCGGTCTGTCGGAGAAAAGAGCCGCTCTGCTGGCCAGCCGGGGATTCTTGGTTCTGACGGTGGCGCTGTACGGTCACGATGACATGCCCAAGAACATTAAAGAAGTCCATCTGGATTATTTTGAAGAATCCATCAAATTTCTGAAGAACCAAGATAAG GCGGGCAGTAATGGAGTCGGCGTCATCTCCCTTTCTAAAAGTGGAGATCTCGCTCTGTCTATCGCATCGTACCTCCCAGGAGTCCAGGCTGTGGTCTGGATCAACGGCTGCTCCGCTAATGTAGCCTTTCCCCTTTATTATAAGAATAGACAGATTCTCTCAGCATTGAAGTTTGACATCAACAAAGTGACTTCCACAGAGTCTGGAGCCATTTTCACCAAATATGGCATGCATGATCCTctgaaggaggaaaacaagGCATCCTTGGTGCCTATCGAACGAGCAAGCGGACGATTCCTGTTTGCAGCTTCAGAGGACGACTTCAACTGGGACAGCAAGGCCTATATGGATGAGATGGTGGACCGACTAAAGCGCCATGGGAAGGAAAACTTTGAGAGTGTGAGCTACCCTGGAGCTGGACATTATTTAGAGCCCCCGTTTGGACCGTACTGCCCTTCCAGCTTCCATGGGGTCGTAGGTATGCCAGTCCTGTGGGGTGGGGAGCCGAGGGCCCATGCTGCTGCTGAAGTCCACCTGTGGAAGAAGATCCAGGAGTTCTTCAGAACTCACTTAAACTGTGACGAAACTCAAACTAAATCCAAGTTATAA